Proteins from a genomic interval of Blastocatellia bacterium:
- the rlmN gene encoding 23S rRNA (adenine(2503)-C(2))-methyltransferase RlmN, whose product MSEVVKGLVQLKVSETTEKSDKKILTGLNLFEMQQFFREIGEQPFRASQLYRAIYKHRLTDFEAITEFSKPLRTKLASQTVVTTQSIDKKFYSQDGTRRFLFKLADDREIESVWIPEAERATICISSQVGCPLACEFCLTAQLKLKRNLTVGEIVGQILTVLTDVYGVKQPPDRQINIVLMGMGEPLLNYDNVLAAIRLMNDAEGMAISTRHITLSTAGIVPKIYDLGKETVRPKLAISLTGATDELRNRLMPINRRYPLKELLKACQDFPLKVRERITFEYVMLAGVTDSDIDAKRLVKLLSGLRAKVNLIPHNPAEELPFESSPMEKVLHFQQILIDHGLSAFIRRPRGQDIFAACGQLAAKNESEVARMSTGL is encoded by the coding sequence ATGAGTGAAGTAGTAAAAGGTTTAGTTCAACTAAAAGTATCAGAAACAACAGAAAAATCAGATAAAAAAATTTTAACAGGATTAAATCTGTTTGAGATGCAACAATTTTTCCGTGAAATTGGTGAGCAGCCCTTTAGAGCAAGTCAACTTTATCGAGCGATTTATAAACATCGTCTTACTGATTTTGAAGCTATAACAGAATTTTCCAAACCTCTTAGAACAAAGCTAGCCAGCCAAACCGTTGTAACAACACAAAGCATTGACAAAAAATTTTATTCTCAAGATGGCACTAGGCGATTTTTATTTAAGCTTGCAGATGATCGGGAAATTGAAAGCGTTTGGATTCCAGAAGCAGAACGCGCAACAATCTGTATATCTTCCCAAGTTGGTTGTCCGCTTGCTTGCGAATTTTGCCTAACAGCACAACTAAAATTAAAACGTAATTTGACGGTAGGGGAAATAGTCGGCCAAATTCTTACAGTTCTTACAGATGTTTATGGTGTAAAACAACCGCCAGATCGACAAATCAATATTGTTTTAATGGGAATGGGTGAGCCGCTGCTTAATTATGACAATGTTTTAGCTGCTATTAGGTTGATGAATGACGCAGAAGGAATGGCAATTAGCACCCGACATATAACTTTATCAACTGCTGGGATTGTGCCAAAAATCTATGATTTAGGAAAAGAAACCGTTCGTCCTAAATTAGCAATTTCTTTAACCGGTGCAACCGACGAACTCAGAAACCGTTTAATGCCGATTAACCGACGTTATCCGCTTAAAGAATTACTTAAAGCTTGTCAAGATTTTCCCTTAAAAGTGCGTGAACGAATTACTTTTGAATATGTGATGTTAGCTGGTGTAACTGATAGCGACATTGATGCAAAACGACTAGTAAAACTACTTTCAGGACTTCGAGCAAAAGTAAATTTAATTCCTCATAACCCGGCTGAAGAATTACCTTTTGAAAGCTCACCAATGGAAAAAGTCCTACATTTTCAACAGATTCTAATTGATCATGGATTGTCGGCTTTTATTCGTCGTCCGCGTGGACAAGATATTTTTGCAGCTTGTGGGCAGCTAGCAGCTAAAAATGAGTCTGAAGTAGCGAGAATGTCAACAGGATTATAA
- a CDS encoding rhomboid family intramembrane serine protease: MSYRYDYKFQNPMDGFSRTTAVKSLVIANTIVFVIQVILTLVEQNRWFIIHFGLTPELITSNFFLWQFFTSMFLHGDFFHLLFNMLALFFFGPELEWLWGKKRFLIFYLAIGLLSDLFNYAINIHSPIPTIGASGAVYGVVGAFAALYPDRQIILMIFPIKIKYFVLFILIIPAFLGTIGAEGNPGIAHAVHIAGVLLGIAYVKARWDLVKKADLWLKEQIRLFKIRRKYKNFKVVDKDVKKMWDDLEERINKDNKKDFIN, translated from the coding sequence ATGAGTTATCGATATGACTATAAATTTCAAAACCCAATGGATGGTTTTTCTCGGACTACCGCGGTAAAATCTCTTGTAATTGCAAATACTATAGTTTTTGTTATACAAGTAATTCTAACGCTAGTAGAGCAAAACCGTTGGTTTATTATTCATTTTGGTTTAACTCCAGAATTAATTACCTCTAATTTTTTCTTATGGCAATTTTTTACCTCTATGTTTTTACATGGAGATTTCTTTCACCTGCTCTTTAATATGTTAGCTTTGTTCTTTTTTGGCCCAGAACTAGAATGGCTTTGGGGTAAAAAACGGTTCCTAATATTTTACTTAGCAATTGGACTTTTATCAGATTTATTTAACTATGCAATTAATATTCATTCGCCAATCCCAACAATTGGCGCATCTGGCGCGGTTTATGGTGTAGTTGGAGCATTTGCAGCACTTTATCCAGATCGTCAGATCATACTTATGATCTTTCCTATAAAGATTAAATACTTTGTTTTGTTTATTTTAATTATTCCTGCTTTCCTTGGAACAATTGGAGCAGAAGGAAATCCCGGAATTGCTCATGCTGTGCATATTGCTGGTGTATTGTTAGGTATAGCCTACGTCAAGGCTCGTTGGGATTTGGTTAAAAAAGCTGATCTTTGGCTCAAAGAACAAATTAGACTTTTTAAGATCCGTAGAAAATACAAAAACTTTAAGGTAGTTGATAAAGACGTTAAAAAAATGTGGGACGATTTAGAAGAACGCATTAATAAAGATAATAAAAAAGATTTTATAAATTAA
- a CDS encoding heavy-metal-associated domain-containing protein, with the protein MLTILTVKGMHCNACKKLIESELIDLEGVKSITVDLAGENAKIEHEQINQQILIDKIVELGYQASLQ; encoded by the coding sequence ATGCTAACAATCTTAACTGTCAAAGGGATGCACTGTAATGCTTGTAAAAAATTAATTGAAAGTGAACTTATTGATTTAGAAGGAGTTAAATCTATTACTGTAGATTTGGCTGGCGAAAATGCGAAAATTGAACATGAACAAATTAACCAACAAATCTTGATTGATAAAATAGTTGAACTTGGTTATCAAGCAAGCCTTCAATAA
- a CDS encoding protein kinase produces the protein MQLNLQLFYNRHHFFWVTIFLSVALLIAYIIFGLTFYSQGLNEKDFGWQYVRDGNSYVISQVSPEFRDKLQVGDKILAINGDTSLAKTFDIIDSISTIKRKLIPNSNYTIEISRNSEIHNFSLKSSLHRNYEKIGVFFTFLLSSWVFYACAILVGLAKPKERLTQKVTIALFSLAAFSLLIAIKTLNPTLTGLSAICYCLLWLSYPTIFPLGFDVYSQFPPGIKTNKFWTTIKYFLYIYSTIILIGLQIACLAGIYNIKDQFYTISFLLNNDTFLYIFDNLWDLLIYITFLLLIAIIIYNYSIIKSLDQKRRIKWVAYGSLIGITTSLTKKFISFILIAIDKEYILTGNYFFLFARFAELTITLVPISFAYVIIKHQVFDITVVIRQGLQYLLAKNVLRLLLAVETIGVALIIGWNPNLTIREIISPSSGYFYLIGITTISLFYSNQIMAWLDKIFFRSAYDREKIILALINEIKKLDSITTISKLVSSQLEEALHPKSTLFFYKEENKNCLTLSHSSVDIQPNSILTNSQLIEILEDNSTSRKLDFIDSLPPLEKEWLTSLNLQLVVPIMGRNKNLTGLLLLGEKLSEEPYSQNDYKLLEAITSQLAIVYENSLLLDKVDKEEKIKKEVLDKLSEQNINLVKECPFCHLCFDSNETFCPNDKTKLTLSLPVERVIDNKYKLEKLIGKGGMGAVYQAEDLRLSRKVAIKVLQANMFGNKDSIRRFEKEAKIIAKLNHPNIIAIYDYGKLATDGAYLVMELIKGISLKHKLQQEKCLAPKLVAQIFSQIFEAIKVAHNKGIIHRDLKPDNILIADHNNQIIIKILDFGIAKLNSIDPTEANSLTAPGTIIGTFGYMSPEQFSAEPVDERSDIFSLGVIIVECLIGSKPFIGKTVYELIGNMLKQTFHLPVISPETKLLDSLIQKCLAREPKNRFSSILELQQELIPILTNLPNNTFAQKVAVDFTDDLTDENNAVKTTPITSLSQKTQIKPQG, from the coding sequence ATGCAATTAAACCTGCAATTATTTTATAACAGGCATCATTTTTTCTGGGTAACTATATTTCTCTCCGTAGCTTTACTAATAGCTTATATAATTTTTGGACTTACGTTTTATTCCCAGGGCCTAAATGAAAAAGATTTTGGTTGGCAATATGTACGAGATGGAAATTCTTATGTAATTAGCCAAGTCTCCCCTGAGTTTAGAGATAAATTGCAAGTAGGGGACAAAATTCTAGCCATTAATGGCGACACATCTTTAGCTAAAACTTTTGATATTATCGATAGTATTTCTACTATAAAACGTAAACTTATACCTAATAGTAATTACACCATTGAAATCTCTCGAAACTCAGAAATCCATAATTTTTCCTTAAAATCTAGCTTACACCGAAACTATGAAAAAATCGGTGTATTTTTTACTTTTTTACTTTCTAGCTGGGTATTTTATGCTTGTGCAATACTTGTTGGTCTTGCAAAACCAAAAGAAAGATTAACTCAAAAAGTTACAATTGCTCTTTTTAGTCTTGCTGCATTTTCTTTGTTAATAGCTATTAAAACCTTAAATCCTACTCTAACTGGACTTAGTGCTATTTGTTATTGTTTGCTTTGGCTTTCATATCCAACAATTTTTCCTCTAGGATTTGATGTTTATTCTCAATTTCCGCCAGGAATTAAAACAAATAAATTTTGGACTACTATTAAATACTTTCTTTATATTTATAGCACTATTATTTTAATAGGTTTACAAATTGCTTGTTTAGCAGGTATTTATAATATTAAAGATCAATTTTATACAATTAGTTTTTTACTAAATAATGATACATTTCTGTACATTTTTGATAATTTATGGGATTTATTAATTTATATTACTTTTCTTTTACTAATTGCTATTATTATTTATAATTATTCCATTATCAAGAGTTTAGATCAAAAGCGTCGGATCAAATGGGTTGCTTATGGCTCACTTATTGGAATCACTACTTCTTTAACTAAAAAATTTATTTCTTTTATACTTATTGCTATAGATAAAGAATATATTCTTACAGGTAATTATTTTTTCTTATTTGCTCGTTTTGCAGAACTTACTATTACTTTAGTTCCAATTTCTTTTGCCTATGTAATTATTAAACATCAAGTATTTGATATAACTGTAGTAATTCGTCAAGGTCTACAATATTTACTAGCAAAAAATGTTTTAAGACTCTTATTAGCAGTTGAAACTATTGGCGTAGCCCTCATAATAGGATGGAATCCAAATTTAACTATAAGAGAGATTATTTCACCATCATCAGGCTATTTTTATCTTATTGGGATAACTACTATTAGTTTATTTTATAGTAACCAAATAATGGCTTGGCTAGATAAAATTTTTTTCCGTTCTGCTTATGATCGTGAGAAAATTATTTTAGCTTTGATTAATGAGATTAAAAAATTAGATTCCATCACCACAATTTCTAAACTTGTTAGTAGTCAGTTAGAAGAAGCTCTGCACCCAAAAAGCACCCTATTTTTTTATAAAGAAGAAAATAAAAATTGTCTTACCTTAAGTCATTCATCTGTAGACATACAGCCTAATTCAATTTTGACTAATTCACAACTTATTGAAATATTGGAAGATAACTCAACAAGTAGAAAACTTGATTTTATAGATTCTCTACCTCCATTAGAAAAAGAGTGGTTAACAAGCCTAAATTTGCAATTAGTTGTTCCGATAATGGGAAGAAATAAGAACTTAACAGGGTTACTTTTACTAGGAGAAAAACTTTCTGAAGAACCTTATTCACAAAACGACTATAAATTACTTGAAGCAATTACTAGTCAGTTAGCAATTGTTTATGAAAATAGTCTATTGCTAGACAAAGTAGACAAAGAAGAAAAAATTAAAAAAGAAGTGCTAGACAAATTATCAGAGCAAAATATTAATTTAGTAAAAGAATGCCCATTTTGTCATCTTTGCTTTGATAGCAATGAAACTTTTTGCCCAAATGATAAAACTAAATTAACCCTTTCTTTACCTGTTGAAAGAGTTATTGATAATAAATACAAACTAGAAAAATTAATCGGTAAAGGTGGAATGGGTGCAGTTTACCAAGCCGAAGATTTACGTTTGTCTCGTAAAGTTGCAATTAAGGTTTTACAAGCAAATATGTTTGGAAATAAAGATTCAATTAGACGTTTTGAAAAAGAAGCCAAAATCATAGCTAAGTTAAATCACCCTAATATTATTGCTATTTATGACTATGGAAAATTAGCAACTGATGGGGCTTATTTGGTTATGGAATTAATTAAAGGTATTTCACTAAAGCATAAATTACAACAAGAAAAATGCCTTGCGCCTAAATTAGTAGCTCAAATATTTAGCCAGATTTTTGAGGCTATTAAAGTAGCACACAATAAAGGCATTATTCACCGTGACTTAAAACCAGACAATATTTTAATAGCTGACCATAACAACCAAATAATTATTAAAATCTTAGATTTTGGTATTGCTAAGTTAAATTCAATAGATCCAACAGAAGCTAATAGTTTGACTGCACCAGGAACTATAATTGGCACTTTTGGCTATATGTCTCCAGAACAATTTTCTGCTGAGCCTGTAGATGAGCGTAGCGATATTTTTTCATTAGGAGTAATAATTGTTGAGTGTTTGATAGGTTCCAAGCCTTTTATAGGAAAAACAGTTTATGAATTAATCGGAAATATGCTTAAGCAAACTTTTCATTTACCTGTTATTTCACCAGAAACTAAACTTTTAGATTCTTTAATTCAAAAATGCTTAGCCAGAGAGCCAAAAAACCGTTTTAGTTCTATATTAGAACTTCAACAAGAATTAATCCCTATTTTAACAAACTTACCAAACAATACTTTTGCTCAAAAAGTTGCGGTTGATTTTACTGATGATCTTACGGATGAAAATAATGCTGTTAAAACAACTCCCATAACTTCACTTTCGCAAAAAACCCAAATTAAACCCCAAGGTTAA
- a CDS encoding diacylglycerol kinase family lipid kinase has product MRILLIVNPSSGRGQTKKLLPELKEALAAHPVEFVESRSQDDLVAIAAKATNDGYDVVTAVGGDGTIHYVLTGIINTLLEKKQTQSKTALGILPLGRGNDIARTLKIPTDVKTACQILVSGKQKLVDIASTGQHVYIGVAGLGVDAEATRLANENKMKSNWLPAVFVYGYSVLQALIRYKAKEIKINYDEGIFEGKIMMAAISNGQAYGGGMFITPIAELDDGLLDICIVKEVSKLQLLLSFYQVLSGSHLNHPYVKYFRSSQVVVESKEEMQFYGDGEYLENTPLKIKLIPKCLPVIVP; this is encoded by the coding sequence ATGCGGATTTTGCTAATTGTAAATCCTAGTTCTGGTCGTGGACAGACAAAAAAATTGTTACCTGAACTAAAAGAGGCTTTAGCTGCACATCCAGTTGAATTTGTTGAAAGCCGATCGCAAGATGATTTGGTAGCAATCGCTGCTAAAGCTACTAATGATGGCTATGATGTGGTAACGGCTGTAGGTGGTGATGGGACAATCCATTATGTATTAACAGGTATTATCAATACTTTACTAGAAAAAAAACAAACTCAATCAAAAACTGCTCTAGGAATATTACCTTTAGGCCGAGGTAATGATATTGCTCGGACATTAAAAATCCCCACAGATGTAAAAACAGCTTGTCAAATTCTAGTTTCTGGTAAACAAAAGTTAGTAGATATCGCTAGTACAGGTCAACATGTCTATATTGGCGTTGCTGGCTTAGGTGTAGATGCTGAAGCTACGCGGCTTGCTAATGAAAATAAAATGAAAAGTAATTGGTTGCCAGCAGTGTTTGTTTATGGATATTCAGTTTTACAAGCTTTAATTAGATATAAGGCTAAAGAAATAAAAATTAATTATGACGAAGGTATTTTTGAAGGAAAAATAATGATGGCAGCTATTAGCAATGGTCAAGCCTATGGTGGAGGAATGTTTATTACTCCTATTGCAGAGCTTGATGATGGGCTTTTAGATATTTGCATTGTAAAGGAAGTTTCTAAACTTCAGCTTTTATTAAGTTTTTATCAAGTTTTAAGTGGCTCACACCTTAACCACCCTTATGTTAAATATTTTCGTTCCAGCCAAGTTGTTGTAGAAAGCAAAGAAGAAATGCAGTTTTATGGAGATGGAGAATATTTAGAAAATACTCCTCTAAAAATTAAGCTTATACCTAAATGTTTACCTGTAATTGTGCCTTAA
- a CDS encoding tetratricopeptide repeat protein — protein MKNEVTANTAQRYLEKGLGHYNRGEFMEAVEAYRKAIELRSGQFSKAYFNLGRVLSDMGDLEGAIGSYKTSVEQQANNPDSYYHLGLALARKGVLNEAITAYRTAIEQREGINPWAYHNLGMALMRTGELDAAIAAHNKAIEQRQGDFPNAYHNLGLTLARKGDLTAAIEAFHKAIGQRRGASPESYYELGKALFQLGNTEEAIKALKTAIEQRTSPFALAHSELGNALFSAGYIDEAIEELGVSLQLQPENPKGHHTLGRALLRKGLLDEAVATLRTAIEQSEEKFPWAYHNLGDAYFAKGELDLAIECYRVAINQSERYPRAYLELGRALYSRGDLTEASDSFHTAIEQRGGNFPEAFYELGRVYFIGDELEEAVKAFQSAVKQQHNFPDAHNELGMVLYRQERLSEAVGSFRTAIQLRGGNFAKAHNNLGLALFDAGQLKESLESFRAAIACQAIYPKAYRNLGRALYASGQLDDAVKAFTTAIEQRKGDYAEAHHDLGLAYFSQGNLAEAVESYKKAIEQRPDKRYPESYYSLGTAFNAQGNLPNSIEAYRTAISQQNGVYPEAHYSLGLVLMQQENFKEAEQTFRRAIEQQPMFPSAYYSLGLTLHRAGNLQTSVTEFRTSIKQNPNLPWTHYRLSRVLYELDELDTSINELQQAVKLQQNFPAAHCDLGRAFYDKGDLNSAIATYRTALQQLGNLPEALHGLGRALADSGDIKQAISFYRQAISVKADFPEAYNDLGRTLYDIGDLAGAIDCYQQALQQSDNFPLAHRNLGVALAEIGRTEEAVVHLETAVKQQPGNFSTAYHNLGTILFELGRVKEAVKAFRTAIEQFQGQCPMTHFNLGNALYAEGHIDEALAQYRVAIEQQPYFPDAHRNLGNALARKGALEAAKSYYQVAIKQGDTNPDAYHDLGLVYYGKGQLDEAIESFRQALKVNKNDPGTHRNLGLALYESGDTDGAMAAFRLAIEQRKGDFAQAHHDLGRVLFDRGQADQAISEYQSAIEQRKGHFPKAHYNLGLAFNATGKYTESIQTFRTAIEQQNNIFPDAYFQLGRLLAREISLDEAISCFYTAIEQRQGTFPEAYYHLGLAYSRTGDVNSAINAYRHAIEQRHGIYHEAYQDLGRALYRKGDLAGANDAYSVALRQRSAQSQTNDSIEVMPIETDAEDLDVELEAGLRQAAPQLYDAPNRAKEYTEEEEENQTPNVEEQE, from the coding sequence GTGAAAAACGAAGTTACTGCTAACACTGCACAAAGATATCTAGAAAAAGGCTTGGGTCATTATAACCGAGGCGAATTTATGGAAGCGGTAGAAGCCTATCGTAAAGCAATAGAGCTACGTAGCGGGCAATTTTCCAAGGCTTATTTTAACCTGGGACGGGTATTGTCTGATATGGGTGATTTAGAAGGGGCTATTGGCTCTTATAAAACATCAGTTGAGCAACAAGCTAATAATCCAGATAGCTACTATCATTTAGGTTTAGCTTTAGCACGTAAAGGGGTACTTAATGAAGCTATTACTGCTTATCGCACTGCTATTGAACAAAGAGAAGGGATAAACCCGTGGGCCTACCATAATTTAGGAATGGCTTTAATGCGAACAGGTGAACTAGATGCAGCTATAGCAGCGCATAATAAAGCAATTGAGCAAAGACAAGGTGACTTTCCAAATGCCTACCACAATTTAGGATTAACCCTAGCACGTAAAGGTGATTTAACAGCAGCAATAGAAGCTTTTCATAAAGCAATAGGACAACGACGAGGTGCTAGTCCAGAAAGCTACTATGAACTTGGAAAAGCATTATTTCAATTAGGTAATACTGAAGAAGCAATAAAGGCTCTAAAAACAGCAATTGAGCAACGTACTAGTCCATTTGCTTTAGCACATTCAGAATTAGGTAACGCGCTATTTTCTGCTGGTTATATTGATGAAGCTATTGAGGAATTAGGGGTTAGTTTACAGCTTCAGCCTGAAAACCCCAAAGGACACCATACTTTAGGACGTGCATTGCTACGTAAAGGCTTACTAGATGAGGCTGTTGCCACATTAAGAACAGCAATTGAGCAAAGTGAAGAAAAATTCCCGTGGGCCTACCATAATTTAGGCGATGCTTATTTTGCTAAAGGTGAGCTAGATTTAGCGATTGAGTGTTATAGAGTTGCAATTAATCAAAGTGAACGCTATCCACGTGCTTATCTAGAGCTTGGACGCGCTCTTTATAGTCGAGGAGATTTAACAGAAGCTAGCGATTCTTTTCATACAGCTATTGAGCAAAGAGGCGGTAATTTTCCAGAAGCTTTCTATGAACTTGGACGAGTTTATTTTATAGGTGATGAACTAGAAGAAGCTGTAAAAGCCTTTCAATCTGCTGTTAAACAACAACATAATTTTCCTGATGCACATAATGAGTTAGGAATGGTGTTATATAGACAAGAAAGACTTTCAGAAGCGGTTGGTTCATTTCGCACTGCCATACAATTAAGAGGTGGAAATTTTGCTAAGGCTCATAATAACCTTGGTTTAGCTCTTTTTGATGCAGGGCAACTAAAAGAATCTTTAGAATCCTTTCGTGCTGCAATCGCTTGTCAGGCTATTTATCCAAAGGCTTATCGTAATTTAGGACGCGCTCTTTATGCTAGCGGACAATTAGACGATGCTGTTAAAGCTTTTACTACTGCAATTGAACAAAGAAAAGGTGATTATGCTGAAGCTCATCATGACTTAGGATTAGCTTATTTTTCACAAGGTAATCTAGCAGAAGCGGTTGAGTCATATAAAAAGGCTATTGAGCAAAGACCAGATAAACGCTATCCAGAATCTTACTATAGTTTAGGAACAGCTTTTAATGCTCAAGGAAACCTTCCAAATTCAATTGAAGCTTATCGAACAGCAATTAGCCAGCAAAATGGAGTTTATCCCGAAGCTCATTACAGTTTAGGTTTAGTATTAATGCAGCAAGAAAACTTTAAGGAAGCCGAGCAAACTTTCCGTAGAGCTATTGAGCAACAACCAATGTTTCCTTCTGCTTACTACAGTTTAGGCTTAACCTTACATCGAGCAGGAAATTTGCAGACATCTGTAACAGAATTTCGTACTTCTATTAAGCAAAACCCCAATTTACCTTGGACACATTACCGGCTAAGTCGTGTTTTATATGAATTAGATGAGCTAGACACTTCTATTAATGAACTTCAACAAGCTGTTAAATTACAGCAAAATTTCCCAGCCGCACATTGTGATTTAGGACGCGCTTTTTATGATAAAGGTGATCTTAATTCTGCAATTGCTACTTATCGAACAGCACTTCAACAACTTGGCAATTTACCAGAAGCCTTGCATGGCCTTGGACGTGCTTTAGCTGACTCTGGCGATATTAAACAAGCTATTTCCTTCTATCGCCAAGCCATTAGCGTAAAAGCGGACTTTCCAGAAGCTTATAATGATCTTGGTCGTACTTTATATGATATTGGGGATTTAGCAGGAGCAATTGATTGTTATCAACAAGCTTTACAACAGTCTGATAACTTCCCATTAGCACATCGCAATTTAGGAGTAGCATTAGCAGAAATTGGGCGCACGGAAGAAGCTGTAGTACATCTTGAGACAGCAGTAAAACAACAACCCGGTAATTTTTCAACCGCTTACCATAATTTAGGAACAATTTTATTTGAACTAGGAAGAGTAAAAGAAGCTGTAAAGGCGTTTCGCACAGCAATAGAACAATTTCAAGGTCAATGTCCAATGACTCATTTTAATCTAGGCAACGCTCTTTATGCTGAAGGTCATATTGATGAAGCCTTAGCACAATATCGAGTTGCCATTGAACAACAGCCTTATTTTCCTGATGCACACCGCAATTTAGGTAATGCCTTAGCTCGTAAAGGTGCTTTAGAAGCAGCAAAAAGCTATTACCAAGTTGCAATTAAACAAGGTGATACAAATCCAGATGCCTACCATGATTTAGGGCTAGTTTATTACGGTAAAGGTCAGTTAGATGAAGCTATAGAGTCATTTCGTCAAGCATTAAAAGTAAATAAAAACGATCCAGGAACACATCGTAATTTAGGTTTAGCTCTTTATGAATCAGGTGATACAGATGGAGCAATGGCAGCATTTCGCCTGGCAATAGAGCAACGAAAAGGAGATTTTGCACAAGCTCATCATGATTTAGGGCGAGTGCTTTTTGATAGAGGACAAGCTGATCAAGCTATCTCCGAATATCAATCAGCTATTGAACAAAGAAAAGGACATTTCCCTAAAGCACACTATAATTTAGGGTTAGCTTTTAATGCTACTGGAAAATATACTGAATCAATACAAACTTTCCGCACAGCTATAGAGCAACAAAACAATATTTTCCCTGATGCTTATTTTCAGTTAGGGAGACTTTTGGCTAGAGAGATTTCTTTAGATGAAGCCATTAGTTGTTTTTATACAGCTATAGAGCAACGCCAAGGGACTTTTCCAGAAGCTTACTATCATTTAGGATTAGCTTATTCTCGAACAGGTGATGTTAATTCTGCTATTAATGCTTATCGTCATGCAATTGAACAAAGACATGGAATTTATCATGAGGCTTATCAAGATTTAGGACGCGCTCTTTACCGTAAAGGTGATTTAGCAGGGGCAAATGATGCTTATTCAGTAGCCCTGCGTCAGCGTTCGGCTCAATCTCAAACAAATGACAGTATAGAAGTAATGCCAATAGAAACAGATGCAGAAGACCTAGATGTAGAATTAGAAGCAGGTCTAAGACAGGCAGCACCACAACTTTATGATGCTCCAAATAGAGCTAAAGAATACACAGAAGAGGAAGAAGAAAATCAAACACCAAATGTAGAAGAGCAGGAGTAA
- a CDS encoding CPBP family intramembrane metalloprotease: protein MSCLGGQIIRESNKIAKLVAAMEVLLLIFCFFLMAWVLPSRDGISPELRLYVSLAVLTALFSLTFVSHLNYQENLVSLGLSKQNFWQAVEVLALPVFLLALIIIIIGSNLGGIHLKSKMIWQFLGIPFWGLLQQYLIQSFVNRRLQIAVGKGWLSITLTALVFALVHLPNPTLTIATLVAGLVWAYSFQKAPNLYPIALSHGLLSTLFANFTPKWLLPNMVVGYNYLVKIGWVTTNY from the coding sequence ATGAGTTGTTTAGGCGGTCAAATTATTAGAGAAAGCAATAAAATTGCCAAACTTGTTGCGGCAATGGAAGTGTTACTTTTGATATTTTGTTTTTTTCTAATGGCTTGGGTGCTTCCGTCAAGAGATGGTATTTCCCCAGAACTAAGACTTTATGTTAGTTTAGCTGTGTTAACAGCCCTTTTTAGTTTAACTTTTGTTTCTCACTTAAATTATCAAGAAAATTTAGTTAGTTTAGGGTTAAGTAAACAAAATTTTTGGCAAGCAGTAGAAGTTTTGGCATTACCAGTATTTTTACTAGCTTTAATAATTATCATTATTGGTTCTAATTTAGGGGGGATACACCTAAAAAGTAAGATGATTTGGCAATTTTTAGGGATACCTTTTTGGGGACTTCTGCAACAATATTTAATCCAAAGTTTTGTTAATAGACGCTTGCAAATAGCTGTTGGGAAAGGTTGGCTAAGTATTACTTTAACGGCCTTAGTTTTTGCTTTGGTACATTTGCCAAACCCAACGCTTACCATTGCCACTTTAGTTGCTGGGCTAGTTTGGGCATATAGCTTTCAAAAAGCCCCTAATCTTTATCCAATAGCTTTATCTCATGGGTTGTTAAGTACATTATTTGCAAATTTTACGCCTAAATGGTTATTGCCTAATATGGTAGTTGGCTATAACTATTTAGTAAAAATTGGCTGGGTGACAACAAATTATTAA